One Periophthalmus magnuspinnatus isolate fPerMag1 chromosome 4, fPerMag1.2.pri, whole genome shotgun sequence genomic window, TCATATGTTGTAGTGCAGGTTTTAACTGATTGCTACTGTTATGGAAATTTAGGGTCTCAGTATTTTTTGTAATGAGAGCCCTTCATAACAGAATGTTAAACTATTAGCTCTAATGCTCAGGATTACATTCACTTATCAGAGAAATCCTTGATGTTCTAAtcttttggattatttttaattttactgcTATTCTACTCAGGTCAATCAAACCCATTATTTTCACAGCAGCACCATTGTTACACCGAGACAAAATCATGTGTCTGAAGGTTTTTCATTCTTTTGACGGTTTGTTTAGACTATCACctcttattaaaatatgtatatattcaaaacacattttatgatctgaaaatactttacaataaataaactgcataaaaaatagtttgtctgtttgtttcctTAATTCAAAAGTGAGCAAATATTGTCCAGTGTAAGAGTAAACTGAACCTCTGCTGTGACCTgcatttcaagttttttttttacgacgTAAGTGCATGGTGGTGAGAAGTAGTTGTACACGTTTCTACACTGCTTCATACTTCTATTCAGTCTACTTCTACTTAACTTTGAATTAACAATACTTCCAACTTTTGGTTTGGTTGCTCTTTCCATGGTGAGTTAGTGACTAAGGCTATATGttatgctgtataaaaatgtgacgatATGTTGACAATGTAACAGATGAattaaaaagttgtatttctgtccatttgtattgtctctgtaatccctcagttgtgcaggtctgatccatattGAAAGCCAaagttaactggacaaaaagttgtaggaaccTCCATttgtaatattattctgaagcaATAGTATTCTTATAATGCATTTCATTTCCGTTCTGTAAACAAGATACACACAAATTACTCCCCCTTCCCATAACCACTCCCATAAAGacccaaaaccaaaacaacctGCTTATTCATTACTGTGAGACAGCTGAACAAGGTAGGAATCTTTTGTTTTGGGTCTTGAAAATGTTATCTTGGggcctatttttattttagtttgaagctaatgtatgtactgtatttgtTCAGATCGCATTCACCCACTGTTTGACACAGAGTTCAAATTTTAGTGACtagtttttgcacattttattcaTACATCAAGATCAGCTCTTCAAAAACTGTCACATCTTCACAGAGATTGTTACATCCTGCCTTACAAACGACCTTAAAATCGGATAAACAACGTAATGGCACAAATTAGAAAAATCATCCAGAGTATATTTACATTCAAAATTTGTTTGGAAATTACCAGGGAGGGAAAGGGACAAAGGGAATTCTTCACACTCCTctgttaacacattttattttgtttgtgttattcCAGAAAATGTTGGAAAATTGTTCAAAGCCCAACTTCAGTCCGGCCCAGGCCTCTGACATACTGATGAGGCTGTATGACCTCACGACCTCTCAGATCCACCCCCTGCCCAGTTATGATGATCAGAACTTCTACGTCTCATCCACAAACGGAAATGAGTACGTTCTCAAAATATCAAACTCCGAAGACAGCAAAAATCCCACTGTTATTGAAGTCCAGACCTTTGCCATGTCCTTCCTGCACGAGAATGGGATTCCAACTCAAAAGGGGATATTTACCGTAACAGGACAACTCATGAGTATACACGAACTCGGTACTGCATACATAACAATTTGAGCCTATTAAAGCAAAGATAATAGTTTAAActtgaaattattattacagaTTGTGGTTTTGGTCTGCAGAAATACCTTGTACGACTGTTGAGTTATTTACCTGGAAAAATCATATCCAAGGTTCCTCTTACGCCACAGTTATTGTATGAAACTGGTAAGATGGCTGCTAAAATCGACAAAGTTTTACAAAAGGTATTCAGTGATTGTTTATACATGTTCCCATTGCTTAAACCAATACCAActaactgttttatttttcagatgGAACACCCCAGTATCAGTGTACTTGACAGAGATAACTTTAATTGGAAATTGTCAAACCTTCCTGCATTAGAAAAGTCCTTGTTTGTATTAGATGGAGAGCGCCTTCAAGAAGTGGTGAAGTCTGTGATTGGGCTGTTCAAGTCATTTGTGGCCCCTAAATACCCCTACTTCAGAAAATGTCAGTATGATAAATTGTgttctttttatattattgcaACAGCTTCtatttgttaaaggtcctatattatgccaaactgactcttgtgagcttcaagccatgttataatgttgttacctcctcaaaaacatacatacatgtggagtaaccttttattattagtctgtctacatctgcaaaggtcaaaatgctcggttccacctagtgatgtcgtgaagcggtagttttcatgttaacagctactttttaccttttgtttagtagcgATCGgcaattccacggctgaaatcatccaaatgattctagtgaaggtgtatggagtttaaaaacacaatgtagcacttcctgtataaccacatgtcatcacaaggtggaacagagtgttttctgtttgtgagaaaaaataagcaggatttgtgtgttaaacatgtgaatgaaacaaaacacaactccgggtatgtttttgatgaggaagcaacataaatcagaaaacagtgtaatatgggccctttaatgatgACAGTTATACATATATGATATATTTTCATACAGGCATAAATCATGGAGACTTCAATGACTTCAATGTGCTTGTCCAACCCGATAACAATGGCATCTACAAGATTTGTGGCATCATCGACTTTGGAGACATGAATAGTGGATTTTACATTCATGAGCTGGCTACTGCGATCATGCACATGATGGTAATACATCCAAACCCCATAGAAGTAGGAGGAGCAGTGCTGGCTGGATGGGAGAGTGAACTTCCCCTTAATAATTCTGAGAGAGACAGTCTGTATGTACTGGTTCTATCCCGCTTCTGTCAGACTGTGTGTTACGTTCGACAGTCTCTTCTCACGCAGCCAGAGAATGAGTATCTAATAATGTGGTCCAAAAGGGTGGAGCATATACTCTGGGACTTCTGGAAGCTGAACAAAGAGCATGTGGAGATAACATGGTTTCATGATGCTCACCTGCAACAACAGGACCCATTGTGAGGTCCCCTTGATTTAATACTTACaatcttatatatattttaatgtaaatattttgaCCTATTGTGACTCGTATTGTCTATATTGTCTACGCCTTTTCtgtcatgttccaaataggaagtgatcatgggctgtgcATCTGGCTcgatcgactctggctccaattcactttacattagaaaactgtcgcctctctctctgtaaatgttgTTGTCacgctcatcattttggtttttaaatgtttctattaacctgctctacatgatcctggtatgtttatttctctattctgtctgtaaatcaagatatgaacattaataagtgacaaatcaggtgccttctttccccgaggtcactcctgctagccttcgcaacaggtttgatcaatAACGTTGCTTAGTGCCCGCCCCCCTCGAAATCGGAAAGAggtgttatcttcaacagctttgctccagattggctctttggttgccgtGATACTcccagtcagaattccaaatatggagccagtctccaaattcacccgtgtaactgctctagcctcgatgagtttcatttgactggagccaaacgctatgggtgacgtcacactcacaaagttcacttctttatacagtctttgcaATTACCATAATAATTATCAAAGTAAATAATCACAATCTGTCTGATCACTGCAGGAATCACCAAAGCATTCTAGTTAAACCTTTTGGCCAGGCAACATGAAACTAACAAACCAGAAGAGTGAGTGGTAAAGCAGCTAGTGTAGAGATTGTGAGGTAAccctaaacttttattttactcttcTTGTGTCAAATACAATAGTTATTATTCTATAACTCCCCATTTTTCTTCATGTATTCCCTTCTGTGAATTATGTGACAGAAGGGAACTGTTGAGCTCCTGGGTAtgtgaaaaaaaaggaaagctCTAATTCTCACCGTGAAATCACCCGCTCTACAATGTATCAATAACagtgtaaacaaaaacagaactatttaatAACCTTACTTATCACATGTATTCCATGTC contains:
- the LOC129456215 gene encoding hydroxylysine kinase-like; translation: MLENCSKPNFSPAQASDILMRLYDLTTSQIHPLPSYDDQNFYVSSTNGNEYVLKISNSEDSKNPTVIEVQTFAMSFLHENGIPTQKGIFTVTGQLMSIHELDCGFGLQKYLVRLLSYLPGKIISKVPLTPQLLYETGKMAAKIDKVLQKMEHPSISVLDRDNFNWKLSNLPALEKSLFVLDGERLQEVVKSVIGLFKSFVAPKYPYFRKCINHGDFNDFNVLVQPDNNGIYKICGIIDFGDMNSGFYIHELATAIMHMMVIHPNPIEVGGAVLAGWESELPLNNSERDSLYVLVLSRFCQTVCYVRQSLLTQPENEYLIMWSKRVEHILWDFWKLNKEHVEITWFHDAHLQQQDPL